One genomic region from Antedon mediterranea chromosome 3, ecAntMedi1.1, whole genome shotgun sequence encodes:
- the LOC140045451 gene encoding phosphoserine phosphatase-like has protein sequence MATFEETKKIWKDADAVCFDVDSTVVTDEGIDELAKFCGVGNEVTELTRNAMNGNITFRETLIARLDIIKPSKQQVTDFIEKNPPKLTNGVSELVNTLQSRGVDVYLVTGGFMSIVSEVAKKLSIPIENIYSNKLMFYFNGDYAGFDVDQPTSSSGGKPKVIEKLKKKGYKNLVMIGDGSTDMEACPPADAFIGFGGNQVRPKVQENAKWFATNFQELISVLAE, from the exons atggCCACATTTGAAGAAACAAAGAAAATCTGGAAAGATGCAGATGCAGTGTGTTTTGACGTTGACAGCACCGTGGTAACGGACGAGGGAATCGATGAACTAGCCAAGTTTTGCGGAGTTGGTAATGAGGTAACGGAACT AACAAGAAATGCAATGAATGGTAACATAACGTTTCGAGAAACCTTGATAGCTCGTCTAGACATAATCAAACCAAGTAAACAGCAGGTTACAGACTTTATAGAGAAAAACCCTCCAAAACTTACCAATGGTGTCAG TGAGTTGGTAAACACTCTACAATCTAGAGGGGTTGATGTATACTTGGTGACAGGAGGATTCATGAGTATAGTTTCTGAGGTTGCTAAGAAACTGAGTATACCAATTGAAAAcatctattcaaataaattaatgttttatttcaacg GGGACTATGCTGGATTTGATGTGGACCAACCCACGTCTTCGTCTGGTGGAAAGCCAAAAGTGATTgaaaaattgaaaaagaaaGGGTATAAAAACTTGGTGATGATTGGCGACGGATCAACAGACATGGAAGCCTGCCCTCCTGCG GACGCATTTATAGGATTTGGTGGCAATCAGGTTCGGCCTAAAGTACAAGAAAACGCAAAATGGTTCGCTACCAACTTTCAAGAACTAATAAGCGTCCTTGCCGAGTGA
- the LOC140045449 gene encoding putative phospholipase B-like 2: MHLSYVLTFLFASYILRCSAVLPSTFVSVQYNHATGTFVILEEMLSGAAAWANYTDDVQNTGWSHLTVNTNPDYDDNVQAYAAGLVEGYITAGPIYMHWVNTMSSYCLEKTDYCNRLQTFINTNMEWLSDKIKNNPDDAYFHQAELLLMQLAGLQDGYTNRSSQPRLEVNPFGFLLLQISGDLEDLEVALDKPDRNPVFGSGSCSALIKLLPGNKDIYVSHDTWSVYNSMIRIVKKYDFAFRKVSKGKEAIPGHVMSFSSYPGVLYSGDDFYIMNTGLVTLETTIGNSNPILFKYIKPEDHMFEMFRNVIANRLATAGEQWGDIFALYNMGTYNNQWMVVNYNEFTPGKPLPDEGVLYVLEQIPGMTVGQDLTKHLKDTQYWPSYNIPYFQEIFNTSGCRENVEKYGDWFSYDKSPRANIFRRDHVKVQDMDSMIRLMRYNNFKEDPLSRCDKCNPAYSAENAIAARSDLNPINGSYPFGALGHRCHGATDMKVTSYSMQKTLSMIAQCGPTTDQQPAFQWSTSDYNEKLLHLGQPDVFDFKPVKVDWQN, from the exons ATGCATTTATCATATGTGTTAACATTTCTGTTTGCCTCTTATATACTTCGGTGTTCAGCGGTTCTCCCGAGTACGTTCGTTTCTGTACAATATAATCATGCAACCGGTACATTTGTCATTTTGGAAGAAATGTTGTCTGGGGCTGCTGCATGGGCAAACTACACTGATGATGTACAAAACACCGG ATGGTCTCATCTGACAGTGAACACCAACCCAGATTACGATGACAATGTTCAAGCCTATGCAGCGGGTCTTGTTGAGGGCTACATCACTGCCGGTCCCATATATATGCACTGGGTAAACACCATGTCATCCTACTGCCTAGAGAAGACTGATTACTGCAACCGACTgcaaacatttattaatacTAACATGGAATGGTTGTCAGATAAGATCAAGAACAACCCAGATGATGCATATTTTCACCAG GCAGAACTGCTGCTGATGCAATTAGCTGGCCTTCAAGATGGATACACAAACCGTTCATCGCAACCAAGACTTGAAGTAAACCCATTTGGCTTTCT ATTATTGCAGATTTCTGGAGATTTGGAAGATTTAGAAGTTGCGCTAGACAAACCTGACAGAAATCCAGTGTTTGGTTCAGGTTCTTGCTCCGCCCTTATCAAGTTGTTACCTGGCAACAAAGATATTTATGTATCACATGACACTTGGAGTGTGTACAACTCAATGATAcgtattgttaaaaaatatgatttcgCTTTCCGTAAAGTTAGTAAAG gcAAAGAAGCGATTCCAGGTCATGTGATGTCATTCTCGTCGTATCCTGGTGTCTTGTATTCTGGCGATGACTTCTATATTATGAACACTGGATTG GTGACTTTGGAAACCACGATTGGCAACAGTAACcccattttatttaaatacatcaAACCAGAGGACCACATGTTTGAGATGTTCAGAAATGTCATTGCCAATCGCTTAGCAACAGCCGGTGAGCAGTGGGGTGACATCTTTGCTTTATACAACATGGGAAC ATACAATAATCAATGGATGGTTGTGAATTACAATGAGTTCACACCAGGCAAGCCACTACCGGATGAAGGTGTTCTATACGTTCTGGAACAAATTCC tggTATGACTGTCGGCCAAGATTtgacaaaacatttaaaagacACACAATACTGGCCTAGTTACAATATACC ATATTTTCAAGAGATATTCAATACCAGTGGATGTCGTGAGAATGTGGAAAAATATGGTGACTGGTTTTCATACGATAAATCACCAAGAGCAAATATATTCCGTCGTGATCATGTCAAAGTTCAAGACATGGATTCAATGATCCGTTTAATGAg GTACAACAACTTCAAAGAGGATCCCTTATCCCGCTGTGACAAATGTAACCCTGCGTACAGTGCCGAGAACGCTATAGCTGCTCGTTCAGACCTCAACCCTATCAATGGATCATATCCATTTGGTGCTCTTGGTCACCGTTGCCATGGTGCTACCGATATGAAG GTTACCTCCTATTCAATGCAAAAGACGCTGTCGATGATAGCGCAGTGTGGACCAACCACAGACCAGCAACCTGCATTTCAATGGAGCACGTCGGACTACAACGAAAAACTACTTCATTTAGGACAACCCGACGTCTTTGATTTTAAACCAGTGAAAGTTGATTGGCAAAACTAA